In Aliidongia dinghuensis, the following proteins share a genomic window:
- the pqqB gene encoding pyrroloquinoline quinone biosynthesis protein PqqB, with protein sequence MRVVVLGAAAGGGFPQWNSHAPACRRARRGDRAARPATQASLAVSLDGEAWVLLNASPDLRQQIEATPQLQPREGLRSSPIAAVALTGGDVDAIAGLLTLRERHPFTIYATRRIHAVLDVNPIFEVLARDLVVRRPIALGEAVTVAEAADGRRLAIEFFAVPGKVPLYLERPGEPPPIIEGEETIGIAVGDGQRRLCFVPGCAAMTEALARRLTGADAVFFDGTLWTDDEMIRAGLGTKTGGRMGHMSVDGPAGTLAAFSALDIGRKILIHINNSNPVLLSDSPERAIVEAAGWDVAHDGMEVTL encoded by the coding sequence ATGCGCGTTGTCGTCCTCGGTGCGGCGGCCGGTGGGGGCTTTCCGCAATGGAACTCGCACGCCCCCGCGTGCCGGCGGGCGCGACGCGGCGACCGGGCGGCGCGGCCGGCGACGCAGGCCTCGCTCGCCGTCAGCCTTGACGGCGAGGCGTGGGTGCTCCTCAACGCCTCGCCCGATTTGCGGCAGCAGATCGAGGCGACACCGCAGCTCCAGCCGCGCGAGGGCCTGCGCTCCTCGCCGATCGCGGCCGTGGCGTTGACGGGCGGCGACGTCGACGCCATCGCCGGCCTGCTCACGCTGCGCGAACGCCATCCCTTCACCATCTATGCGACGCGCCGCATCCATGCGGTGCTCGACGTCAATCCGATTTTCGAGGTGCTGGCGCGCGATCTGGTCGTCCGCCGGCCGATCGCGCTCGGAGAGGCCGTGACCGTAGCCGAGGCGGCGGACGGACGGCGCCTTGCCATCGAGTTTTTCGCCGTGCCGGGCAAGGTGCCGCTCTATCTCGAGCGGCCGGGAGAACCGCCGCCCATCATCGAGGGTGAGGAGACGATCGGCATCGCGGTCGGGGACGGGCAGCGGCGCCTGTGCTTCGTACCCGGCTGCGCCGCCATGACCGAGGCGCTCGCCCGCCGGCTCACCGGCGCCGACGCCGTGTTCTTCGACGGTACGCTCTGGACCGACGACGAGATGATCCGCGCCGGGCTCGGCACCAAGACCGGTGGCCGCATGGGGCACATGAGCGTCGACGGCCCGGCCGGCACGCTTGCTGCGTTCAGCGCACTCGACATCGGGCGCAAAATCCTCATCCATATCAATAATTCCAATCCGGTGCTGCTCAGCGACTCGCCCGAGCGGGCGATCGTCGAGGCCGCGGGATGGGATGTCGCCCACGACGGGATGGAAGTGACGCTATGA
- a CDS encoding ABC transporter permease, with amino-acid sequence MTGAPMAAVGKVTEAAPVPRLGPAHYARCLAGIVRREALRWVHQRSRFVSALVRPLVWLGVFAAGFRFVLGVSIIPPYDTYIPYEVYIAPGLIAMILLFQGMQSSLSMVYDREMGSMRLLMVSPLPRWFLLTAKLIAGTIVSIVQAYIFLAIAWFWEIEPPVWGYVAVLPALALSGLMLGALGLVLSSFIRQLENFAGVMNFVIFPMFFASSALYPLWHVKEASLTLYWICQVNPFSHATELVRFALYGQVDWLAAGIVVAFLVIFMALAVYGYDPGRGLVQRRGGAE; translated from the coding sequence GTGACCGGCGCGCCGATGGCGGCGGTCGGCAAGGTGACCGAGGCGGCGCCGGTGCCGCGACTCGGGCCGGCGCATTATGCCCGCTGCCTCGCCGGCATCGTCCGGCGCGAGGCGCTGCGCTGGGTCCATCAGCGCAGCCGCTTCGTCTCGGCGCTCGTCCGCCCGCTCGTCTGGCTCGGCGTCTTCGCGGCCGGCTTCCGCTTCGTGCTCGGCGTCTCGATCATCCCGCCCTACGACACCTACATCCCCTACGAGGTCTATATCGCGCCGGGCCTGATCGCGATGATCCTCCTGTTCCAGGGCATGCAGAGCTCGCTCTCCATGGTCTACGACCGCGAGATGGGCAGCATGCGGCTCCTGATGGTAAGCCCGCTGCCGCGCTGGTTCCTGCTCACGGCAAAGCTCATTGCCGGCACCATCGTCTCGATCGTGCAGGCCTATATCTTCCTCGCCATCGCCTGGTTCTGGGAGATCGAGCCGCCGGTCTGGGGCTATGTCGCGGTGCTGCCGGCGCTGGCGCTGTCGGGCCTCATGCTGGGGGCGCTGGGCCTGGTGCTGTCGTCCTTCATCCGCCAGCTCGAGAATTTCGCCGGCGTCATGAACTTCGTCATCTTCCCGATGTTTTTCGCCTCCTCGGCGCTCTATCCGCTGTGGCACGTCAAGGAGGCGAGCCTCACGCTCTATTGGATCTGCCAGGTGAACCCGTTCAGCCATGCGACCGAGCTCGTCCGCTTCGCGCTCTACGGCCAGGTCGACTGGCTCGCGGCCGGCATCGTCGTGGCCTTCCTGGTGATTTTCATGGCGCTCGCGGTCTATGGCTACGATCCGGGGCGCGGCCTGGTGCAGCGGCGGGGCGGGGCGGAATGA
- the gfa gene encoding S-(hydroxymethyl)glutathione synthase, with product MSAISIHPSVDHGWKPAAPNFGGGTLTCKCAQNPVVVTIKGQSAHNHVCGCTKCWKPQGAQFAMIAVVPRENLQVTENADKLAVVDPSAAIQRHACKGCGVHMYGRIENAKHPLYGLDFIHTELSQETGWSPPEFAAFVSSIIESGADPANQGAVRSRLKELGLEPYDCLSPPLMDFLATQAAKASGVLRA from the coding sequence ATGAGCGCGATTTCGATCCATCCGTCGGTCGATCACGGCTGGAAGCCGGCCGCACCGAATTTTGGCGGGGGCACCCTTACCTGCAAGTGCGCACAGAACCCGGTCGTGGTGACCATCAAGGGCCAGAGCGCGCACAATCACGTCTGCGGCTGCACCAAGTGCTGGAAGCCCCAGGGCGCCCAGTTCGCGATGATCGCGGTCGTGCCGCGCGAAAATCTGCAGGTGACCGAAAACGCGGACAAGCTTGCCGTCGTCGACCCGTCGGCCGCGATCCAGCGCCATGCCTGCAAGGGCTGCGGCGTTCACATGTACGGCCGCATCGAGAATGCCAAGCATCCGCTCTACGGCTTGGACTTCATCCATACCGAGCTCTCGCAAGAGACGGGCTGGTCGCCGCCGGAATTCGCCGCATTCGTCTCCTCCATCATCGAGTCCGGTGCCGATCCGGCGAACCAGGGCGCCGTGCGCTCGCGGCTGAAGGAACTCGGCCTCGAGCCGTACGACTGCCTGTCGCCGCCCCTCATGGACTTCCTTGCGACCCAGGCCGCGAAGGCCTCGGGCGTGCTCAGGGCCTGA
- the pqqA gene encoding pyrroloquinoline quinone precursor peptide PqqA — translation MTWKTPTIVEIALGAEINCYACAELK, via the coding sequence ATGACCTGGAAGACCCCGACAATCGTCGAAATCGCCCTCGGCGCCGAAATCAACTGCTACGCCTGCGCCGAACTCAAATAA
- a CDS encoding ABC transporter ATP-binding protein: MLSAAVSPSAPQASSLAVPALSVEDVSHAFGARQALDKVAFALAPGDFTVLLGLNGAGKTTLFSLATGLYHCRRGRIAVFGHDIVTDPSPALASIGVVFQQPTLDLDLTIEQNLYYHASLHGMARSAAAPRIAAELERVGLAARRRDRIRQLSGGQRRRVELARALVHGPALLLLDEPTVGLDMESRAFLLDHVRRLCAERRLAVLWATHLIDEAGPDARAIVLHGGRVLADGAVPQILRDAGTTTLKAAFERLVAGASSMGKPS, translated from the coding sequence ATGCTGTCTGCCGCCGTATCGCCCTCCGCGCCCCAAGCCTCGTCCCTGGCTGTCCCGGCGCTTTCGGTCGAAGACGTGAGCCACGCGTTCGGCGCGCGCCAGGCGCTCGACAAAGTCGCGTTCGCGCTGGCGCCGGGTGACTTCACCGTGCTCTTGGGCCTGAACGGCGCCGGCAAGACGACGCTCTTCTCGCTGGCGACCGGCCTCTATCACTGCCGGCGCGGCCGCATCGCCGTCTTCGGCCATGACATCGTCACCGATCCCTCGCCGGCGCTGGCCAGCATCGGCGTCGTGTTCCAGCAGCCGACCCTCGACCTCGATCTCACGATCGAGCAGAACCTCTACTACCACGCCTCGCTCCACGGCATGGCGCGCTCGGCCGCGGCACCCCGTATCGCGGCAGAGCTCGAGCGCGTCGGGCTTGCGGCCCGGCGCCGCGACCGGATCCGGCAATTGTCCGGCGGGCAGCGGCGGCGGGTGGAGCTCGCCCGGGCCCTCGTCCACGGGCCGGCGCTGCTCCTGCTCGACGAGCCGACGGTCGGGCTCGACATGGAGAGCCGGGCCTTCCTGCTCGATCATGTCCGCCGGCTCTGCGCCGAGCGGCGCCTCGCGGTGCTGTGGGCGACCCATCTGATCGACGAGGCCGGGCCCGATGCCCGGGCGATCGTGCTGCACGGCGGGCGGGTGCTGGCCGACGGCGCGGTGCCGCAGATCCTGCGCGATGCCGGCACCACCACCCTCAAGGCAGCGTTCGAACGGTTGGTCGCCGGCGCCTCGTCCATGGGGAAGCCGTCGTGA
- a CDS encoding YVTN family beta-propeller repeat protein, with the protein MVLAIGTALLLLARPAMAERLFVSNEKDNTITVLDGKSLTTIKTVPVGARPRGIILSKDAKSLFICTSDADHIEVLDLASLTVTQTLPSGPDPETFTISPDGKYLYVSNENDNMVSVVDIGASQIANEIPVGVEPEGMGISPDGKTLVNTSETTSMAHFIDTASHQVIANVLVDSRPRVARWTKDAKQVWVSSEVGGTVSVIDAAQHKVIKKISFAIPGVPTESIQPVGVLLTSDGKLAFVALGPANRVAVVDAETYEVKKYLLVGQRVWQLAFSDDEHWLYTTNGVSNDMSVIDVPALKVTKSVPVGRLPWGVVVAP; encoded by the coding sequence GTGGTCTTGGCGATCGGAACGGCGCTGCTTCTGCTTGCCCGCCCCGCCATGGCCGAGCGGCTGTTCGTCTCGAACGAGAAGGACAACACCATCACCGTGCTCGACGGCAAGTCGCTGACCACGATCAAGACCGTGCCGGTCGGCGCGCGCCCGCGTGGCATCATCCTCTCGAAGGATGCCAAGAGCCTGTTCATCTGCACGAGCGATGCGGACCATATCGAGGTGCTCGACCTCGCGAGCCTGACCGTGACGCAAACCCTGCCGAGCGGGCCCGATCCCGAGACGTTCACGATCAGCCCCGACGGCAAATACCTCTACGTCTCGAACGAGAACGACAACATGGTCTCGGTCGTCGACATCGGCGCGAGCCAGATCGCCAACGAGATTCCGGTCGGCGTCGAGCCTGAGGGCATGGGCATCAGCCCGGATGGCAAGACGCTCGTCAACACATCCGAGACGACCAGCATGGCCCATTTCATCGACACGGCGAGCCACCAGGTGATCGCCAACGTGCTGGTCGACAGTCGCCCGCGCGTCGCGCGCTGGACCAAGGATGCGAAACAGGTCTGGGTGTCGTCCGAGGTCGGCGGCACGGTCTCGGTCATCGATGCGGCGCAGCACAAGGTGATCAAGAAGATCAGCTTCGCGATCCCGGGCGTGCCCACGGAATCGATTCAGCCGGTCGGCGTCCTGCTCACATCCGACGGCAAGCTCGCCTTCGTGGCGCTGGGCCCGGCCAACCGGGTCGCGGTTGTCGATGCTGAGACCTACGAGGTCAAGAAATACCTGCTGGTCGGCCAGCGCGTCTGGCAACTCGCCTTCTCCGACGATGAGCATTGGCTCTACACCACGAACGGCGTCAGCAACGACATGTCGGTGATCGACGTGCCGGCGCTCAAGGTGACGAAATCGGTGCCGGTTGGCCGGCTGCCCTGGGGCGTGGTGGTGGCGCCTTGA
- the nosP gene encoding nitric oxide-sensing protein NosP, giving the protein MPTTLLRRGGSDAADPWSAVGALHQQIGGPDLGFALIFCSPRYDPSQVAAAIRHYFGDTPVFGCTTAGEITPFGYISGGLSGIGFPAGDFAVAAALFENLQDFTIAVAADLTQAAMAQQAEQTSRGPLADAGSFALLLVDGMSVREEQLVSAIGNTLNGMPLVGGSAGDGLDFNRCYVFYDGRFVSDAAVLLLITTRRRFAVFKTEHFVPTDCKMVVTGADLDRRRVHEINAEPAASEYARLVGLDGQPLSPKIFAAHPVMVRVGGQYHVRAIQKVNPDHSLTFFCAIDEGIVLTVAKGVDILEDLKELFRRLRRDVGPPDLIIGCDCVLRNLEIEQRRLKAAISKLFVEQHVVGFCTYGEQYMSMHVNQTFTGVIIGAP; this is encoded by the coding sequence ATGCCGACTACGCTGTTGCGAAGAGGCGGTTCCGATGCCGCCGATCCCTGGTCGGCGGTCGGCGCGCTGCATCAGCAGATCGGCGGTCCCGACCTCGGCTTCGCTCTGATCTTCTGCTCGCCGCGCTACGATCCGTCGCAGGTTGCAGCCGCGATCCGCCACTATTTCGGTGACACGCCCGTGTTCGGCTGCACCACGGCCGGCGAGATCACGCCGTTCGGCTATATCAGCGGGGGCTTGAGCGGCATCGGCTTCCCGGCGGGCGATTTCGCGGTCGCCGCCGCGCTGTTCGAGAATTTGCAGGACTTCACGATCGCGGTGGCGGCCGACCTGACCCAGGCCGCCATGGCCCAGCAGGCGGAACAGACGAGCCGCGGACCGCTCGCCGACGCCGGCAGCTTCGCCCTGCTCCTGGTCGACGGCATGTCGGTGCGGGAGGAGCAGTTGGTGAGCGCCATCGGCAATACGCTGAACGGCATGCCGCTCGTCGGCGGGTCGGCGGGCGACGGTCTGGACTTCAATCGCTGCTATGTTTTCTACGACGGGCGTTTCGTCAGCGACGCCGCCGTGCTGCTGTTGATCACGACCCGACGGCGCTTCGCCGTGTTCAAGACCGAGCATTTCGTGCCGACCGACTGCAAGATGGTCGTGACCGGCGCCGATCTCGACCGGCGCCGCGTCCACGAGATCAATGCCGAGCCGGCCGCCTCCGAATATGCCCGGCTCGTCGGTCTCGACGGCCAGCCGCTCTCGCCCAAGATCTTCGCCGCCCATCCGGTCATGGTGCGCGTCGGCGGGCAATACCACGTCCGGGCAATCCAGAAGGTCAACCCGGACCACAGCCTGACCTTCTTCTGCGCGATCGACGAAGGCATCGTGCTGACCGTCGCCAAAGGCGTCGACATCCTGGAGGATTTGAAGGAACTGTTCCGCCGGCTGCGCCGGGACGTCGGCCCGCCCGACCTCATCATCGGCTGCGACTGCGTGCTGAGGAACCTCGAGATCGAGCAGCGCCGTCTGAAGGCCGCCATCTCGAAACTGTTCGTCGAGCAGCATGTCGTGGGCTTCTGCACCTACGGCGAACAGTATATGTCGATGCACGTGAACCAAACTTTCACCGGCGTCATCATCGGTGCGCCATGA
- a CDS encoding ABC transporter substrate-binding protein, whose amino-acid sequence MQLRLGPWTIGLAISGMVWMTAAAQTATAPGAAAPPATAAPPAAAAPAATVELAYLGLAVKRTLPLSYLDQPPTDDGLQGARLGLADDQTTGRFIQQNYHLTEATAPDEDGVVAAFERLAAAGEKIFITDLPAPLLIRIADLPQAKDVTLLDATAEDDMLRADGCRANVLHLLPSRAMLADALMQYLAVKKWRNILLVSGPNPEDKAYADAIRHAAAKFQIHIVADKPWTYDPGARRTDTGHYAIEAEVARFTQGLSYDVLVVADEGDNFGDDLAYRQTDARPVAGTQGLVPSAWARPFEQWGGTQLQSRFLKQAGRWMTDRDYGAWMAVRAIGEAAAHGGSTDPQAIGQFMRGANFELAAFKGARLSFRAWDGQLRQPVLLADARSLVSVSPQPGFLHQFSELDTLGVDQPETSCHMK is encoded by the coding sequence ATGCAGCTTCGGCTCGGTCCCTGGACGATTGGTCTCGCGATCTCAGGAATGGTCTGGATGACGGCGGCGGCCCAGACGGCGACAGCGCCAGGGGCGGCTGCGCCCCCAGCGACCGCTGCACCTCCAGCGGCGGCGGCACCGGCGGCTACGGTCGAGCTCGCCTACCTGGGACTCGCGGTCAAGCGAACGCTGCCGCTCAGCTATCTCGACCAGCCGCCGACCGATGACGGCCTCCAGGGCGCCCGGCTCGGGCTCGCCGACGACCAGACGACCGGGCGCTTCATCCAGCAGAACTACCACCTGACCGAGGCGACGGCGCCCGACGAGGACGGCGTGGTGGCCGCGTTCGAGCGGCTGGCCGCGGCCGGCGAGAAGATCTTCATCACGGACCTGCCGGCGCCGCTCCTCATCCGCATCGCCGATCTGCCCCAGGCCAAGGACGTGACCCTGCTGGATGCGACGGCGGAAGACGACATGCTGCGCGCCGACGGCTGCCGGGCGAACGTGCTGCACCTGCTGCCGAGCCGGGCCATGCTGGCCGATGCGCTGATGCAGTACCTGGCCGTCAAGAAATGGCGCAACATCCTGCTCGTCTCGGGGCCCAATCCCGAGGACAAGGCCTATGCCGACGCGATCCGCCACGCCGCGGCGAAATTCCAGATCCATATCGTCGCCGACAAGCCCTGGACCTATGACCCCGGCGCCCGACGCACCGACACGGGCCATTACGCGATCGAGGCGGAGGTCGCGCGCTTCACGCAAGGGCTGAGCTACGACGTGCTGGTCGTGGCCGACGAGGGCGATAATTTCGGCGACGACCTTGCCTATCGCCAGACCGACGCGCGTCCCGTCGCCGGGACCCAGGGCCTGGTGCCGAGCGCCTGGGCCCGGCCGTTCGAGCAATGGGGCGGCACGCAACTGCAGAGCCGGTTCCTGAAGCAGGCGGGGCGCTGGATGACCGACCGGGACTACGGCGCCTGGATGGCGGTTCGGGCGATCGGCGAGGCGGCGGCGCACGGCGGCAGCACCGATCCCCAGGCGATCGGGCAGTTCATGCGCGGGGCGAATTTCGAACTGGCGGCATTCAAGGGCGCCCGGTTGAGCTTCCGCGCCTGGGACGGCCAGCTGCGTCAGCCGGTGCTGCTCGCCGACGCCCGCTCGCTCGTCTCGGTCTCGCCCCAGCCGGGCTTCCTGCATCAATTTTCCGAGCTCGACACGCTCGGCGTCGACCAGCCGGAGACGTCATGCCACATGAAATAA
- a CDS encoding LuxR C-terminal-related transcriptional regulator — translation MKKIVIADDHPMIRGALALSLAATTAFGKIEVIETSTLGELFNRLAESGEADLVLLDLRMPGVNGFEGLLTLRSRFPTTPVVIISALEDPQLVAEALALGAAGFIPKSTPRHEIVRALNLVAAGETYTPPHLQECVASTDRVDAELAQRLSSLTPQQRKVLQLLGTGKLNKEIAYELDIAETTVKAHVSSILHKLNVYSRTQAVVMAGRLHLTSFGDIAEV, via the coding sequence ATGAAAAAGATCGTCATCGCGGATGATCACCCCATGATCCGGGGTGCTCTGGCACTTTCCTTGGCGGCGACCACAGCATTCGGCAAGATCGAGGTCATCGAGACCTCGACGCTTGGCGAGCTGTTCAATCGGCTGGCCGAAAGTGGCGAGGCCGATCTCGTCCTGCTGGATCTGCGCATGCCCGGCGTCAACGGGTTCGAGGGGCTCCTGACCCTGCGCAGCCGGTTCCCGACGACGCCGGTCGTGATCATCTCGGCGCTCGAGGATCCGCAGCTCGTTGCCGAGGCGCTGGCGCTCGGTGCCGCCGGCTTCATTCCGAAATCGACGCCGCGCCACGAGATCGTGCGCGCGCTCAATCTCGTTGCGGCTGGTGAGACCTACACGCCGCCGCATCTGCAGGAATGCGTGGCGTCGACCGATCGTGTCGACGCGGAGCTCGCCCAGCGCCTGAGCTCGCTGACGCCCCAGCAGCGCAAGGTGCTGCAGCTGCTCGGCACCGGCAAGCTCAACAAGGAAATCGCCTACGAGCTCGATATCGCCGAGACCACGGTCAAGGCCCATGTCTCGAGCATCCTGCACAAGCTCAACGTCTATAGCCGGACCCAGGCCGTAGTGATGGCCGGGCGGCTGCACCTGACGAGCTTCGGCGACATCGCCGAAGTTTAA
- a CDS encoding hybrid sensor histidine kinase/response regulator, which yields MTVAENSKALDQAVRIADLERKVAKLERINRVLINRVERSMDGQGSAFSLFQTAIVLEAQIRARTLALERTLADLEQSYHQAAKAQEQAETARLRLLAAIESISEGFALFDAADRLVLFNQRYLTFWPGMADRIHTGMLFADIVHLAIHHKCVLDAYRDPDGWIERRMQQHADSHGPSVHALSDGRWMQVNEKRTRDGGIVGIYTDITNLKRAETQQREAELAQKTVLLQATLDNIFQGVAVYDRQLALVAWNNEFVRLLDLPPACVAPGAGFDDLRAFNRTLGEHGIAQPGFLNPEEGALPLGFEQIWRSGRILHVDRNPMPDGGFVLTFTDITRRKRSEEALRDGERRIRLVTDAMPALIAYVDAEERYQFVNEPYRQWLDRPVEEILGREMGDLLTPEIYDRRKDFVDQALAGERADFEIELTPSGAREPRYAHVSFVPHLGDERQRLGFFTLMQDITERRQADAAIKEANETLERRVAERTAALTRLNDQLHREISDRREIEKALQIAKSEAEQANISKTRFLAAASHDLLQPLNAARLFVSALADLDHPKPNRGLISNIEISLSAVEELLAALLDISKLDAGAVLPELVDFPIASLLGPLVTEHQALAQDRGLALRHVPSRAVVRSDIRLLRSIVQNFLSNAIRYTGEGRVLIGCRRRGGGLKIEVWDTGPGIPADKLDEIFEEFRRLDTGREHDQGIGLGLAIVKRAAKMLDLPIETRSVLGRGSVFSVTVPLGHKQPAAARRPTARRTPGAFADPMLLVVDDQQSILAGMQAMLEGWGCTAAVAASGDEALGLLERLPRPPDLVIADYHLDAGQTGITEIARIRQALGRSVPGIIITANHAAAVQDQVQQHGLWLLRKPLKPAQLRALLSQLLP from the coding sequence ATGACGGTCGCGGAAAACAGCAAGGCGTTGGACCAGGCGGTACGGATCGCAGATCTCGAGCGCAAGGTCGCGAAGCTCGAACGGATCAACCGCGTGCTGATCAACCGGGTCGAGCGCAGCATGGACGGCCAGGGCTCCGCCTTCTCGCTGTTCCAGACTGCAATCGTGCTCGAGGCGCAGATCCGCGCCCGCACGCTCGCCCTCGAGCGCACGCTCGCCGATCTCGAGCAGTCCTACCACCAAGCCGCCAAGGCCCAGGAGCAGGCGGAAACCGCGCGCCTACGCCTGCTCGCCGCCATCGAATCGATCAGCGAGGGCTTCGCGCTGTTCGACGCGGCGGACCGGCTCGTGCTGTTCAACCAGCGCTACCTTACCTTCTGGCCGGGCATGGCCGACCGCATCCACACCGGCATGCTGTTCGCCGACATCGTCCATCTGGCGATCCACCACAAATGCGTGCTCGACGCCTATCGCGACCCGGACGGCTGGATCGAGCGCCGGATGCAGCAGCACGCCGACAGCCACGGCCCCTCGGTCCATGCCTTGAGCGACGGCCGCTGGATGCAGGTCAACGAGAAGCGGACCCGCGACGGCGGCATCGTCGGCATCTATACCGACATCACCAACCTGAAGCGGGCCGAGACGCAGCAGCGCGAGGCCGAGCTCGCCCAAAAGACCGTCCTGCTGCAGGCGACGCTCGACAACATCTTCCAGGGCGTTGCGGTCTACGACCGCCAGCTGGCGCTCGTCGCCTGGAACAATGAATTCGTGCGGCTGCTCGACCTGCCGCCAGCCTGCGTGGCGCCGGGTGCCGGGTTCGACGACCTGCGCGCCTTCAACCGCACGCTGGGCGAGCACGGCATCGCCCAGCCGGGCTTCCTCAATCCCGAGGAGGGTGCGCTGCCGCTCGGCTTCGAGCAGATCTGGCGCAGCGGGCGTATCCTGCACGTCGACCGCAACCCCATGCCGGACGGCGGCTTCGTGCTGACCTTCACCGACATCACCCGGCGCAAGCGGTCCGAGGAGGCGCTGCGCGACGGCGAGCGCCGCATCCGCCTCGTCACCGACGCCATGCCGGCACTCATCGCCTATGTCGATGCGGAAGAGCGCTACCAGTTCGTCAACGAGCCCTATCGGCAATGGCTCGACCGGCCGGTCGAGGAGATCCTGGGCCGCGAGATGGGCGACCTGCTGACGCCGGAGATCTACGACCGCCGCAAGGATTTCGTCGACCAGGCGCTCGCCGGCGAGCGGGCCGATTTCGAGATCGAGCTGACGCCGTCCGGCGCGCGCGAGCCGCGCTATGCCCATGTCAGCTTCGTGCCGCACTTGGGCGACGAGCGGCAGCGCCTCGGCTTCTTCACGTTGATGCAGGACATTACCGAGCGGCGCCAGGCCGATGCGGCGATCAAGGAGGCGAACGAGACCCTGGAGCGGCGCGTCGCCGAGCGGACTGCCGCCTTGACCCGCCTCAACGACCAGCTGCATCGCGAGATTTCCGATCGGCGCGAGATCGAGAAGGCGCTGCAGATCGCCAAAAGCGAGGCGGAGCAGGCCAACATCAGCAAAACCCGGTTCCTCGCCGCCGCGAGCCACGATCTGCTGCAGCCCTTGAACGCGGCGCGCCTGTTCGTGTCGGCGCTCGCCGATCTCGACCATCCGAAGCCCAATCGCGGGCTTATCAGCAACATCGAGATTTCGCTCAGCGCAGTCGAGGAGCTGCTGGCAGCACTGCTCGACATCTCGAAGCTCGACGCGGGCGCAGTCCTGCCCGAGCTCGTCGATTTCCCGATCGCGAGCCTCCTGGGCCCGCTCGTGACCGAGCACCAGGCGCTCGCCCAGGACCGCGGCCTCGCGCTCCGGCACGTGCCGTCCCGCGCCGTCGTGCGCAGCGATATCCGCCTGTTGCGCAGCATCGTGCAGAACTTCCTGTCGAACGCCATCCGCTATACCGGAGAGGGGCGTGTGCTCATCGGCTGCCGTCGGCGCGGCGGCGGCCTCAAGATCGAGGTCTGGGACACCGGCCCCGGCATCCCGGCGGACAAATTGGACGAGATCTTCGAGGAATTCCGCCGGCTCGACACCGGCCGCGAGCACGACCAGGGCATTGGGCTCGGTCTCGCCATCGTGAAGCGCGCGGCCAAGATGCTCGACCTGCCGATCGAGACCCGCTCGGTCCTGGGCCGCGGCTCGGTCTTTTCCGTGACGGTACCACTCGGCCACAAGCAGCCGGCGGCAGCACGCCGTCCGACGGCCCGCCGGACGCCCGGTGCCTTCGCCGACCCGATGCTGCTGGTGGTCGACGACCAGCAGAGCATCCTTGCCGGCATGCAGGCGATGCTCGAGGGCTGGGGCTGCACCGCCGCGGTCGCGGCTTCCGGCGACGAGGCGCTGGGCCTGCTCGAACGGCTGCCGCGGCCGCCGGACCTGGTGATTGCCGACTATCACCTGGATGCCGGCCAGACCGGCATCACCGAGATCGCCCGCATCCGGCAGGCGCTCGGCCGGTCGGTGCCGGGCATCATCATCACGGCCAATCACGCGGCGGCGGTGCAGGACCAGGTGCAGCAGCACGGCCTGTGGCTGCTGCGCAAGCCGCTGAAACCGGCGCAGCTCCGCGCGCTCCTGAGCCAGCTCCTGCCTTAG
- a CDS encoding DUF3280 domain-containing protein has product MRPIVRFGILSAVALILEASAKPPVPIAVFDVLLINTSPAATTAEERDRARRLGDQLRDALSRSGRYRVVDTTAVQATLDQGPDPLHCNGCELPLARQAGARQAAVMWVQKVSNLILNINLAIEDARTGARVRSGSVDIRGNTDESWTRGLRFLLDDQIMVDPKGGRH; this is encoded by the coding sequence ATGCGTCCGATCGTCCGCTTCGGCATTTTGTCAGCCGTCGCCTTGATTTTAGAGGCGTCTGCCAAGCCGCCCGTGCCGATCGCTGTGTTCGACGTGCTGCTGATCAACACCTCGCCGGCCGCCACGACGGCGGAGGAACGCGATCGCGCCCGCCGGCTCGGCGATCAGTTGCGCGACGCCTTGTCGCGCTCCGGCCGCTACCGCGTGGTCGACACGACGGCGGTGCAGGCGACGCTCGACCAGGGGCCGGACCCGCTCCATTGCAATGGCTGCGAGCTGCCGCTCGCCCGGCAGGCGGGAGCACGCCAGGCGGCGGTCATGTGGGTCCAGAAGGTCAGCAACCTGATCCTGAACATCAATCTCGCGATCGAGGATGCCCGGACCGGCGCCCGGGTCCGCTCGGGCAGCGTCGACATCCGCGGCAATACCGACGAGTCCTGGACGCGCGGCCTGAGATTCCTGTTGGACGACCAGATCATGGTGGACCCAAAGGGGGGCCGGCATTGA